The genomic DNA GCGGCTTCAGGTAGCGCAGGATGCGCAGGTAGAGCCTCATCGCGGGTTGAGCAGGGCCACCGGGAGGATCATCTCCTCGGGGCTCACCCCTCCGTGCAGGAACGCCCCCCGGTAGCGCGCCTGGTACTGGCGCAGCTTGGTGGGATAGACGAAGAAGACGTCTTCCAGCGCGATCAGGTAGTTGGTCGCCTGCCGCCCCGGGGGGAAGCGGAGGCGGCGTGGATCCGGCGTGGAGAACGCCGTCGTCGGATCCTCCGCCCGCAGGTCGTCGCCGAACTTGTAGCGCAGGTTCTGCGTGGTGTCGCGCTTGGCGAACACCGTCGCGGGACGGTGGCAGTGGATCGACCCGTGGTCCGTCGTGACGAGGACGGGGATGCCGCGGTGCAGCGCCTCGCGCATGGCCGTGAGCGCCTCGCTGCGCTCGAACCACTGGCGGGTGAGCGCGCGCAAGGCCTCCTTGTCGCGCGCCACCTCCATCAGCACCGCACTCTCCGACCGCCCGTGCGTGAGCTGGTCCACGAAGTTGAAGACCACCGCGGTCACCCCCGGCTGCGCGAGGTGGCCGGGGAGGCGGCGGAGCATCACGTCGCCGTCGCCGGCGTCGAACACCTTCTCGTAGTGGACGGGGAGAGACGCGCCCTCGACACGCGCCACCTGCTCGCGGAAGAGCTCGCCCTCGAACGAGTTCAGGCTCCCCTCGCCCTCCCACCCCCACCACCCGGGCACCCGCGCGGAGATCTCGTCGGGATAGAGGCCGGAGAAGATGGCGTTGCGCGAGAAGGGCGTGGCCGTCGGCAGGATCGAGTAGTAGAGCGCCTCCTCCACCTGCGCGTAGGGCGCCAGGAGGGGGATGAGGGTGCGCCACTGGTCCAGCCGCAGGCAGTCGATGATCACGAACAGCACCGTGCGGTCGCGCCCCAGCAGCGGCGAGAGGAACTGGGGGACGACGTCGACCGAGAGCGGCGGCCGGTCGCCGGCGCCGCTCACCCACGACGAGTAGTCGTCGCACACCCACTCGCAGAACTCGCGGCGGAAGTCGTCGAGCAGCGTCTCCAGCGCGGCCAGCAGCCCGGTCTCGCCCGCGCCGCGCAGGCGCAGCTCCCAGTCCACCAGCTCCGAGTAGTCGCGCGCCCACTCGCGCCAGCCGCGCGGCTCGCGGCCGGCGTTCAGCGCGCGGAAGCGGGTGGTGAAGTCGCGCGCCACCTGCTCCTGCTGCAGCTGCTTTCCCTCGAGCAGGCGGGTGACCACGGAGAGGACCTGGCGCGGCGAGGTCGGCTTCACCAGGTAGTCGGCCACGCGCCGGCCGATGGCCTCGGTCATGGTCCGGTCTTCCTCGCTCTTCGTCACCATCACCACCGGCACGCGCGCGTCCATGCGCCGCAGCTCGTCGAACACCTCCATCCCGCTGCGGCCGGGCATCTGCTCGTCAAGCAGCACCAGGTCGTAGGGGGACAGGCGCAGTAGCTCCAGCGCGTCGTCGCCGTTGGACACGGCATCGACGTGGTAGCCCCGCCCCTGCATGAACAGCAGGTGCGGGCGGAGGAGGTCGATCTCGTCGTCGACCCAGAGCAGGCGCTTGGGAGGAGCGGGCATACGGGCGAAAAGCTAGCCGGGGCGCCGCGTGGGGTCAACGCGGCGGACGCGGCGCAAGCGCGGATTTGACAACGGCCAAGCCGCACCCGCAGCTTGCCGGGCATGAGCCGACCCCCCGGCGCCGCCGACGCCCCCCTGGCCGACTTCGTCCCGATGGTGGACGGCCGCACCCGGCTGCTGGTGCGGCGCGGCTGGGAAGACGCCGCCGAGCACCTGTCCGACCCCGACACCGTGCGCGCCGACGACGCCGTCTCGGGCGGCCGCGAGGTGCACCCGGTGACGACGCTGCCGGACGGGACGCGCGTGGTGGTGCGCCGCTACCGCCGCGGCGGCGTGATGCGCTGGGTGAACCGCGTGCTCTACTTCGGCGGCAACCGCGCCTTCGACGAGCTGCGGGCCACCGAGCGCGCCCGCGCCGGCGGCGTCCGCGCCCCCGTCGTGGTCGCGGCGATCGAGCGCCCCGCGCGCCTCGCCGGCTACCGGGCGTGGCTGGCCACGGTGCTGGTGGCCGGGGGGATCGACTTCGCCGCGTGGCTTTCCGACCAGGGGGGAGATGCCGATCGCCGCGCGGCCGTGCTGCGCGAGGCGGGGCGGCAGATCGCGCTGATGCACGACGCCGGCGTGGCGCATCCCGACGTCAACCTGCGCAACCTCCTCGTCGTGGCGGGCGAGGCCGAGCCCGAGGTGTACCTGCTCGACTTCGACAGGGCGGACGTGAGCGCCACCCCCGTCTCCGCCGCCCGCCGCGAGCGCGACCTGCGGCGCCTGGGCCGCTCCGCGCGCAAGCTCCAGGCGGCGCTGGCGCCCGGCGACTGGGACGCCTTCCGCGACGGCTACGGCGACGCCTGGCCCCCCGGCCTGGACCTCGCCAACCCGCCGAAGGTCGCGGCCAAGGCCGATGCGGCGACGGAAGAGAAGGCTGAAGGCGAGGATGATGAATGACAGAGCGGGCCCGAACACAGCGTCGGCCCGCTCTGTTTCGTCCGCTCCTATTCGTCGGCTGGAAACCGCGGAGGCCCGGGCGGGTTCGGGCGCCCGAAGGGAATGCCGAACGGCGCAGGGATTGTCTCCCTCCAGGCCGGCGCATGGTGTCCGTCACGTGGGGGCGCAGAGGAAAAGGGAATCCCGAACGGCGCCGGCGTCAGGTCCGGCCGTGGCGGACGCGGTTCGAAGTTCCAGTTGCCCATGAGCGGCTTGAGCTGAATCCGCGAGTTTCGCCTGAGCGCCATCTCTTACTCCAATCCGAGGCTTGGTTTTCCCGGCTCGATCACCAGCGAATGCGCGTTGCGAGCGAGGTATACGTACTCCGCTTCGTACAGTTTCACAGAAGTGGAATTGCTGAACACCACTACATCGGTCAGGAGCAGTTCGGCTTGATCGGACGTTTCGGAGAAGACCTCCACAGTACCGAGGTAGCCCGTGTCCTGTGAGATGTCCCGAACAACCACGTAGTCTCCCACGCGCGAACTGAACACGAAGTTCCAGACGTCGAGTCCACCCGTTTTCTTCGTGATTCGCAGGACGTTCGCGAACCGCGCCACGAGCCTGCGGTTGATCACTGCGACGACCACGCAGCTGAGCACCACGCCGACCACCGCGGCCACCACGATCTCACGCCACGCGATCCGCGTGTGGTCGTTCAGCAGCGCGTCGAAGAAGGTGACGTCGAGAGGCTCGCGAAGGCGCAGCCCTCTCGCCGCGGCCGCGAGCGCGTCGCGGGCGAGGGCGAGCGAGAGGTAGGAGCCCATCCCGAGCGCGAACGCGTGCGTCAGGAACTGCACGGGCGTGCGCTCGCGGTGTGCCGTCAGCGCGTCGACGAGCATCGCGCAGAGCACGCCCGGGAAGAAGAGAAGGAGGACGCGCAGCGTTACGGATGAGATCTCCACGGGCGCGACGGTTCGGGCGGCGTGAGAACCTCGGGAGGGGCGAACTTAAACGAAGCACGACGACAAAGTCAACCGCAAAGTCCCGAACGGTGCGAATGCGCCACCGTGAGCACGCTTCGGCCGATTGGTGTCACGCAGAGTCAGCAGGGTCAGCAGTTGCAGCTGTTGATGCTGCTGACTCTGCTAACCCTGCGTGAGCCCCTTCCGTGTCACCTGAAACGCAGTTGCATCGCTCGGTAGTCCAGCGTCATGGCGGCGAAGCTGGTGATCACGTCCTGGCCGATGTCGCCGTCGACGTAGCGGCTGCGCTCGCCGGTGGTTTCCGTCGACACGTTGATGCGCTGCAGCGTGGCCGTGCCGCCGCCGACCGTGATCGCGACCGGGCCGATCGTGTACGCGTGGATGGTCCGCATCCCCCCCGCGCCGCCGATGCGAAGGGTCGTCTCGGTTCCCGCCTCGACGGCGGCGCGGTGCTGCTGGTGGTAGCGCGGGAAGAACTGCGAGGTGCGCGCGCCGGTGTCGAAGCCGAACAGCAGCGTCTCGCCGCCGATGCTGCCGAGGACGAGGTTGTCGAGCCCGTCCAGGCACAGGTTCGGCTCGCCACCCACGGTGGTGCTTCGATTCGCAGGAACCTGGAGGCGTCCCTCTCGCGTCAGCGTGACCTCGCCGAGCGCGGTGATCACGGGGTGGCCCAGGATGCCGTGGATCTGATAGCCGATCTGCGGAAACGCGAGCGCGGAGTCGGGGAAGACGAGGAAGACGACGTTGCGCACCGTCGCCGCGCCGATGCGCAGCTCGGGCGCGACGGCCAGGCGCGCGGCCGTGCGCACGCCGGTGACCGCGCCCACCTGGATGGACTGGTCGATCATCCGGAAGCCGAGCGCCTGCGCGGTCGATTCGACCACGGTGGAGAGGTTGGCGCCGGTGTCGAAGATGAAGTTCTCCGTGGCCTCGCCCGCCTGCACCTGCAGGTTGATCAGGTTCGCGCGGTCGCGGGTCGTCGGCACGTCCACGTCACCGGCGAGCGACACCGTCTGCGCGGGGACGGAGCGCAGCGCGCCGAAGAGCGCCACCACGTTGCGCAGGTCGGCCTTCGCGCTGTCAGGGCTGACCTCCTCCAGGGCGGCGTACGCGTCCGCGGCGTCGCCGTAGCGGAACTCGCGCACGAGCATGTCGCCCAGGAGCTGCTGCGCGGCTCGGCGACGCTCCGGATCGCCCGCCGCGGCGGGAGAGGCGAGGTAGCGGCGCAGCTCGGCCGCGGCGCTGTCGGGGTGATTGAACGCCGCCGCCGTCCAGCCACGGTAGAAGGCGAGCCCCGGCGCGGAGCCGTCGCGCGCGCCGCGCAGCGCCTCGCGCGCGGTGAAGCAGTCGTGGCGGCGGTACGCCTCGGCCAGCCGCGCGGTGTCGGGCGCCTGCGCGTGCGCGGCGCCGGCGAGCGCGAGCGTCGTGGCCAGGGTGGCGGGGAGGAATCGCATCGGCATCGGATGATCGGGAGAGGGCGAACGAACAGGCCCCGCGCGCCGTG from Longimicrobium sp. includes the following:
- a CDS encoding lipopolysaccharide kinase InaA family protein → MSRPPGAADAPLADFVPMVDGRTRLLVRRGWEDAAEHLSDPDTVRADDAVSGGREVHPVTTLPDGTRVVVRRYRRGGVMRWVNRVLYFGGNRAFDELRATERARAGGVRAPVVVAAIERPARLAGYRAWLATVLVAGGIDFAAWLSDQGGDADRRAAVLREAGRQIALMHDAGVAHPDVNLRNLLVVAGEAEPEVYLLDFDRADVSATPVSAARRERDLRRLGRSARKLQAALAPGDWDAFRDGYGDAWPPGLDLANPPKVAAKADAATEEKAEGEDDE
- a CDS encoding retropepsin-like aspartic protease, which produces MPMRFLPATLATTLALAGAAHAQAPDTARLAEAYRRHDCFTAREALRGARDGSAPGLAFYRGWTAAAFNHPDSAAAELRRYLASPAAAGDPERRRAAQQLLGDMLVREFRYGDAADAYAALEEVSPDSAKADLRNVVALFGALRSVPAQTVSLAGDVDVPTTRDRANLINLQVQAGEATENFIFDTGANLSTVVESTAQALGFRMIDQSIQVGAVTGVRTAARLAVAPELRIGAATVRNVVFLVFPDSALAFPQIGYQIHGILGHPVITALGEVTLTREGRLQVPANRSTTVGGEPNLCLDGLDNLVLGSIGGETLLFGFDTGARTSQFFPRYHQQHRAAVEAGTETTLRIGGAGGMRTIHAYTIGPVAITVGGGTATLQRINVSTETTGERSRYVDGDIGQDVITSFAAMTLDYRAMQLRFR
- a CDS encoding DUF6338 family protein, coding for MEISSVTLRVLLLFFPGVLCAMLVDALTAHRERTPVQFLTHAFALGMGSYLSLALARDALAAAARGLRLREPLDVTFFDALLNDHTRIAWREIVVAAVVGVVLSCVVVAVINRRLVARFANVLRITKKTGGLDVWNFVFSSRVGDYVVVRDISQDTGYLGTVEVFSETSDQAELLLTDVVVFSNSTSVKLYEAEYVYLARNAHSLVIEPGKPSLGLE
- a CDS encoding response regulator gives rise to the protein MPAPPKRLLWVDDEIDLLRPHLLFMQGRGYHVDAVSNGDDALELLRLSPYDLVLLDEQMPGRSGMEVFDELRRMDARVPVVMVTKSEEDRTMTEAIGRRVADYLVKPTSPRQVLSVVTRLLEGKQLQQEQVARDFTTRFRALNAGREPRGWREWARDYSELVDWELRLRGAGETGLLAALETLLDDFRREFCEWVCDDYSSWVSGAGDRPPLSVDVVPQFLSPLLGRDRTVLFVIIDCLRLDQWRTLIPLLAPYAQVEEALYYSILPTATPFSRNAIFSGLYPDEISARVPGWWGWEGEGSLNSFEGELFREQVARVEGASLPVHYEKVFDAGDGDVMLRRLPGHLAQPGVTAVVFNFVDQLTHGRSESAVLMEVARDKEALRALTRQWFERSEALTAMREALHRGIPVLVTTDHGSIHCHRPATVFAKRDTTQNLRYKFGDDLRAEDPTTAFSTPDPRRLRFPPGRQATNYLIALEDVFFVYPTKLRQYQARYRGAFLHGGVSPEEMILPVALLNPR